GAAGTACCTCTCTGGAGAAGAGGGCTTGAAAAGCCAGTCGTCCCTGAATAAGCAGTGAAGCCGTATAGCGATCAATGTACAATACAATTAGAATAATAATCAATTTAAGCTATATAGGAAAATTGACACATCAACTCACCTCTTCAGATACCTCCTTCCAAGAATCACTAAGGTTACTGCTGCTTCTACTACGACGGTTACATTCAACTTGTGGATGATTTGGATCAGCTCCTTTTGAATCTTCCTTGTCTTTTTCAAGTTTTTCTAACATGTCTGTCTCTACCTCACTACTTGAATTGGAACCACATGAGGACCGGTCAACTTGTTTTCTGTTCTTCATTTTATCTGCATCCTGAGGCTCAATTACTTCAGCAGCCTtctcatcatcagtagctttcaCTTCAGTATTCGCTTTTGCATCTACTCTCTCTTCACAGTCTGATGATGATGAAGTAGGTGATTTAGATGCTGAATGCTGACCTGGCAAAGATTCAGAGTATTCGGGGTATAGTCGTTCATCCTGAGTAGTTAGGGCTAGATCAGTTTTATCTTTTTGTTCCATATTTGCAGCTGGAATTTGACCATTCTCCATTGGTGGAACTGCAGCAGTGGATGCAGGAGCACAGGTAAAGCCTGTGTGCAGAGGAGCACATATAGGAAGCAGTCCATGGGCGGTCCACCATGCAGTGGCAGCTGCTACTGTTGCAGCAGCAATTGCGGCCATACTAGGAGCAGAGTTCATTTGTGTAGATGGGAAACCTCTTAGTTCATTTGCAGGAGAATCGCCAGAACTTTCAATGTTTGCATATGGCCAAAATGTAGCTGCAAAACTTGCTGCAGCATGAGCAGCTGGATTCTGTAACAAAGTAGATACAATGAGATTGGAAAAAGTAGAGCTGACATGTAGAAAGGATCGATACTCCTCTTGATCGGGCCGAAGATGTATAAAGGGAGTATGAAAAGGTGGCAATGCCTGATGAGTAGATTTTGGTGCATTATTCTTATGTTCAGTAGTTGCTGATGCAGCTGGATTTGCAAACAGGTTAGGTCCATGAACATCGCCCGTAGGGTGAAATACAGAATCTTGAAATGACATACCCAGGGAAGGATTTTGAACACATGTTCTAAGGCTTCCATCTAGGACATGCACAGCAACATGCCGAGGATAATTTTGAGCAGCTTGCATCTCATCTGCACAAAAATCACCATCCAAATCATCTTTTCTCTGGCCTTGAGCTGATTTCTCATATGAAGTGCAAGACTTCTCCAAGTTTGAAGCCTTACTTGTACCACTATCATGAAATGTCTGTTGGACATTAAGTTTATAAGGTTCACAAATTTCTTTAAGTTCAAGAATAACATAGAATTCATGTTTTTCATGATTTACTACCTCTTTTGGCAAAGGTACAAACTCCCTGAATGTACAAGAGCTTTTGAGTGCAGTTGACATTGGTATAAAATTCTTATTCATGGAAGACGCAGAGGAGCAGTTTTGTTCGTGGAGAAGGGTAAAAACCTCAGAGCAACTCTGGTCTTCATTTTCTTTCAGGTTTGTAGCCTTTTCATCTCCAGTAGGTCTCTGACAAACACAATATATTTGAAGCTTACGttaaaaaggagaaaagaaaaagaacataaTTAAGAGCATGAATAAAGTAGTTGAGGAGGAGAAAGAAACCTCCGGAAGTGGTTCTTTCTCCAAGTCCAACATTTGCTTGCAACGCAAAGAAGATAATGGCATTTCAGATTTTCCATCCTTAGCTCCCTCTTGTACTGTAGTAGCAGCACCAGTTTTTCGAGGATAAGGATTGCTTGGTTTTCTTTTAGGGCGTGGAGGTGGAATCTCTATGTCAAGAGCTTGACCTATTGGTACACCTTTAGCAAGTGCCTCCTTCTCCAACTGAGAATGGATTATTGTCAGTAGCATCAATAAAATGATAACACATAAGAGAAATCTTACGAGTTTTTGGAGGCACCAATGAAGCATCAATATAATATTAACAATGTGCAACACTAAAATTAATGATAGGAATGACATAACTAAATGCAACATGATCATATCTAACCAGTATAATTCCAAATCTTATCAGGAAACAAGAAGTCCAAGTATATAATTGCTCTACAATCTACAAATATCTCACACAGGAGGTTCATACAAAATTTTATACTCCTGTTGTCAATTAATATGGCCTGTTTTATAACATTAGATTAGATTAGATTCTTCTTTTATCCTTTCATCCCATAACATGTCTGCTCAAGACTCGTCAGCAATATAATACTTGAATGTAGCAGACATAAACACAGCCCACAGTTGAACATATACATAGACAAAGATTGACTAAATAAAAAAGGGGGGGCTGGTTTAGCCGAGCAGTCAGTTCTGCTCGGCTAAACCAACCCCCCATTTTACTAGGAGAAGAGAGGATTAGCTGTATTTAGATGAAAAGAAAATTACCAGTGGTTTCTTAAGAAACACAGTTTAGGTACTGCATAAATAAGATTAATCAAACCATCTATAATGTTCATTGTCATGTAAAATTGAGATCATTAAAGGTTAGGACTTCAGACTGAAGAAAGTATTTGATAAAGCTTTAACCATAATATTCTTGAACAATCTTCATTTGCTTACTGTCCTGATAAGATTTATCACTCACGAGCTAATCGAGATAAAAATGTTATGCATGCATTTGTTTGCGACATCAGAAAtatgaaaaggaaaaaaagaaggaAGTAATGCATTACCATGTACCTAACTTTAACATAATTGGCAGGTGACTGCCGATAACCTGCAGGAAATAAGTCTTTAAGAGAAGAATCCAGTAAAATCTTACTTTTACTGAAGATGTATACTTAAGGAGGATAATCGCTTAAGACAGACCTATAGGATGCATACCTCAAATCTAACATCATAATTAGCTACAAGGCACATCTAACAGACATGCTGCTGTGAGCTTGGCTGCAAAACTTAAGGTACTATGGGGAAGATTGATCCCAGTATGATCACCTAGAAGGTATAATATAGTTTCAATTAGGACTTATCTTTCtgattaaaagaaaaatatgcaGATCAGAATTTTATGTTCCACATTACTAGGAAAGGAAATTAGTTGTATCATAAATGATAACATCTATATAGAAGGTATGATCCTTAAGCATAAATGAGTACCCATCTTGCATTTCAAGCTCTCCCAATTCccagaaatggaagaaaaaaaataaaattcattttttaGATCTAACGAGTATCTGGCTCACACCAGCAATATGGCTAATGTTTGAAGAGATTTCTCACCAGTAATCTAAAGTTCTAAACACATCAACAAACTCTAGAATTCAACAAATTCGTGTCATCCCTGCTAGTACTAACTACTACTCATCATATCCACTCTAATGTTAGATAAGATCATTTGGTATTATGAGATCAACATCTTCAACAGCCCTAAACTAAGTAGATATAAGCCCTAAACTTCCACCACATAAAGGAGATAATAAAAAGTAGGCAATAAAATGCAAAAAAGATATAAGCCGTTGAGATATTGTCTTGAAAGGATGTGAAACTTGCC
This window of the Gossypium arboreum isolate Shixiya-1 chromosome 12, ASM2569848v2, whole genome shotgun sequence genome carries:
- the LOC108479440 gene encoding protein LATE ELONGATED HYPOCOTYL-like isoform X3, whose protein sequence is MGTYSSGEELVIKTRKPYTITKQRERWSEEEHNRFLEALKLYGRAWQRIEEYIGTKTAVQIRSHAQKFFSKLEKEALAKGVPIGQALDIEIPPPRPKRKPSNPYPRKTGAATTVQEGAKDGKSEMPLSSLRCKQMLDLEKEPLPERPTGDEKATNLKENEDQSCSEVFTLLHEQNCSSASSMNKNFIPMSTALKSSCTFREFVPLPKETFHDSGTSKASNLEKSCTSYEKSAQGQRKDDLDGDFCADEMQAAQNYPRHVAVHVLDGSLRTCVQNPSLGMSFQDSVFHPTGDVHGPNLFANPAASATTEHKNNAPKSTHQALPPFHTPFIHLRPDQEEYRSFLHVSSTFSNLIVSTLLQNPAAHAAASFAATFWPYANIESSGDSPANELRGFPSTQMNSAPSMAAIAAATVAAATAWWTAHGLLPICAPLHTGFTCAPASTAAVPPMENGQIPAANMEQKDKTDLALTTQDERLYPEYSESLPGQHSASKSPTSSSSDCEERVDAKANTEVKATDDEKAAEVIEPQDADKMKNRKQVDRSSCGSNSSSEVETDMLEKLEKDKEDSKGADPNHPQVECNRRSRSSSNLSDSWKEVSEEGRLAFQALFSREVLPQSFSPPHDGKNKGQQKENVGTDKQNPVEKDGETSTLDLNRKMLDSRSDRQEVEKNALSKDEKNNAEDGLLRIGLGHAKLKASRTGFKPYKRCSVEAKENRVMNTGSQGEERGPKRVRLEGEAST
- the LOC108479440 gene encoding protein LATE ELONGATED HYPOCOTYL-like isoform X1: MGTYSSGEELVIKTRKPYTITKQRERWSEEEHNRFLEALKLYGRAWQRIEEYIGTKTAVQIRSHAQKFFSKVIWCLLVYAYAYVQCYRQSPANYVKVRYMLEKEALAKGVPIGQALDIEIPPPRPKRKPSNPYPRKTGAATTVQEGAKDGKSEMPLSSLRCKQMLDLEKEPLPERPTGDEKATNLKENEDQSCSEVFTLLHEQNCSSASSMNKNFIPMSTALKSSCTFREFVPLPKETFHDSGTSKASNLEKSCTSYEKSAQGQRKDDLDGDFCADEMQAAQNYPRHVAVHVLDGSLRTCVQNPSLGMSFQDSVFHPTGDVHGPNLFANPAASATTEHKNNAPKSTHQALPPFHTPFIHLRPDQEEYRSFLHVSSTFSNLIVSTLLQNPAAHAAASFAATFWPYANIESSGDSPANELRGFPSTQMNSAPSMAAIAAATVAAATAWWTAHGLLPICAPLHTGFTCAPASTAAVPPMENGQIPAANMEQKDKTDLALTTQDERLYPEYSESLPGQHSASKSPTSSSSDCEERVDAKANTEVKATDDEKAAEVIEPQDADKMKNRKQVDRSSCGSNSSSEVETDMLEKLEKDKEDSKGADPNHPQVECNRRSRSSSNLSDSWKEVSEEGRLAFQALFSREVLPQSFSPPHDGKNKGQQKENVGTDKQNPVEKDGETSTLDLNRKMLDSRSDRQEVEKNALSKDEKNNAEDGLLRIGLGHAKLKASRTGFKPYKRCSVEAKENRVMNTGSQGEERGPKRVRLEGEAST
- the LOC108479440 gene encoding protein LATE ELONGATED HYPOCOTYL-like isoform X2 — its product is MGTYSSGEELVIKTRKPYTITKQRERWSEEEHNRFLEALKLYGRAWQRIEEYIGTKTAVQIRSHAQKFFSKLEKEALAKGVPIGQALDIEIPPPRPKRKPSNPYPRKTGAATTVQEGAKDGKSEMPLSSLRCKQMLDLEKEPLPERPTGDEKATNLKENEDQSCSEVFTLLHEQNCSSASSMNKNFIPMSTALKSSCTFREFVPLPKEVVNHEKHEFYVILELKEICEPYKLNVQQTFHDSGTSKASNLEKSCTSYEKSAQGQRKDDLDGDFCADEMQAAQNYPRHVAVHVLDGSLRTCVQNPSLGMSFQDSVFHPTGDVHGPNLFANPAASATTEHKNNAPKSTHQALPPFHTPFIHLRPDQEEYRSFLHVSSTFSNLIVSTLLQNPAAHAAASFAATFWPYANIESSGDSPANELRGFPSTQMNSAPSMAAIAAATVAAATAWWTAHGLLPICAPLHTGFTCAPASTAAVPPMENGQIPAANMEQKDKTDLALTTQDERLYPEYSESLPGQHSASKSPTSSSSDCEERVDAKANTEVKATDDEKAAEVIEPQDADKMKNRKQVDRSSCGSNSSSEVETDMLEKLEKDKEDSKGADPNHPQVECNRRSRSSSNLSDSWKEVSEEGRLAFQALFSREVLPQSFSPPHDGKNKGQQKENVGTDKQNPVEKDGETSTLDLNRKMLDSRSDRQEVEKNALSKDEKNNAEDGLLRIGLGHAKLKASRTGFKPYKRCSVEAKENRVMNTGSQGEERGPKRVRLEGEAST